From Klebsiella electrica, the proteins below share one genomic window:
- a CDS encoding immunity protein, which yields MLDLESIYKNESVEDVLLHFALRTPYPSIDRMYVNYKFEVIEHGELLRTHQRLFDEGKLKKTGRPLPEKGPNWKEPKFVTEKKYGIE from the coding sequence ATGCTAGATCTTGAAAGTATTTATAAAAATGAAAGTGTGGAAGATGTTCTTCTGCATTTCGCTCTACGAACACCATATCCGAGCATAGACAGGATGTACGTGAATTACAAATTTGAAGTCATTGAGCATGGCGAATTACTGCGAACTCATCAACGATTATTTGACGAAGGAAAATTAAAAAAAACAGGGAGGCCACTTCCAGAAAAAGGTCCAAACTGGAAAGAGCCGAAATTCGTAACTGAGAAAAAATACGGTATTGAATAG
- a CDS encoding recombination protein NinB produces the protein MKQQFCLINDKVKRNVVNFIQSLPVDHRSPLIIEAREESRTDKQNRLMWPLLKDLSDQVIWYGEKLEPVEWKDLITVPVSQMQNPECEQKYARGINGGRVYFVVRSSQFSKRYMVEAIEAIYWFGTEHNVKFSEKSSSR, from the coding sequence GTGAAACAACAATTCTGCCTCATCAACGACAAAGTTAAGCGTAACGTCGTCAACTTCATCCAGTCTCTACCTGTCGATCACCGATCGCCGCTGATTATCGAGGCGCGCGAAGAAAGCCGCACCGATAAGCAGAATCGCCTCATGTGGCCACTTTTGAAAGACCTGAGCGATCAGGTTATCTGGTACGGCGAAAAACTGGAGCCAGTGGAGTGGAAAGACCTCATCACCGTACCGGTAAGCCAGATGCAAAATCCGGAGTGCGAGCAGAAATACGCCCGGGGTATCAACGGCGGCCGCGTCTACTTCGTCGTTCGTTCCTCTCAATTCAGCAAGCGCTACATGGTCGAGGCTATCGAAGCGATCTACTGGTTCGGCACCGAGCACAATGTGAAGTTCAGCGAAAAGTCCAGTAGTCGATGA